In Mycobacterium tuberculosis H37Rv, a single window of DNA contains:
- the polA gene encoding DNA polymerase I produces the protein MVTTASAPSEDRAKPTLMLLDGNSLAFRAFYALPAENFKTRGGLTTNAVYGFTAMLINLLRDEAPTHIAAAFDVSRQTFRLQRYPEYKANRSSTPDEFAGQIDITKEVLGALGITVLSEPGFEADDLIATLATQAENEGYRVLVVTGDRDALQLVSDDVTVLYPRKGVSELTRFTPEAVVEKYGLTPRQYPDFAALRGDPSDNLPGIPGVGEKTAAKWIAEYGSLRSLVDNVDAVRGKVGDALRANLASVVRNRELTDLVRDVPLAQTPDTLRLQPWDRDHIHRLFDDLEFRVLRDRLFDTLAAAGGPEVDEGFDVRGGALAPGTVRQWLAEHAGDGRRAGLTVVGTHLPHGGDATAMAVAAADGEGAYLDTATLTPDDDAALAAWLADPAKPKALHEAKAAVHDLAGRGWTLEGVTSDTALAAYLVRPGQRSFTLDDLSLRYLRRELRAETPQQQQLSLLDDDDTDAETIQTTILRARAVIDLADALDAELARIDSTALLGEMELPVQRVLAKMESAGIAVDLPMLTELQSQFGDQIRDAAEAAYGVIGKQINLGSPKQLQVVLFDELGMPKTKRTKTGYTTDADALQSLFDKTGHPFLQHLLAHRDVTRLKVTVDGLLQAVAADGRIHTTFNQTIAATGRLSSTEPNLQNIPIRTDAGRRIRDAFVVGDGYAELMTADYSQIEMRIMAHLSGDEGLIEAFNTGEDLHSFVASRAFGVPIDEVTGELRRRVKAMSYGLAYGLSAYGLSQQLKISTEEANEQMDAYFARFGGVRDYLRAVVERARKDGYTSTVLGRRRYLPELDSSNRQVREAAERAALNAPIQGSAADIIKVAMIQVDKALNEAQLASRMLLQVHDELLFEIAPGERERVEALVRDKMGGAYPLDVPLEVSVGYGRSWDAAAH, from the coding sequence GTGGTGACTACTGCCAGTGCCCCCAGCGAGGATCGAGCCAAGCCGACGCTGATGTTGCTGGATGGCAATTCGCTGGCGTTTCGGGCGTTCTACGCACTGCCCGCGGAGAACTTCAAGACCCGCGGCGGGCTGACCACCAACGCCGTCTACGGCTTCACCGCCATGCTGATCAACCTGCTGCGCGATGAAGCCCCGACGCACATCGCGGCGGCTTTCGACGTGTCCCGGCAGACCTTCCGCTTGCAACGCTACCCGGAGTACAAGGCCAACCGATCGTCGACCCCCGACGAGTTCGCTGGCCAGATCGACATCACCAAAGAAGTGCTGGGCGCACTCGGCATCACCGTGCTCTCCGAGCCGGGGTTCGAGGCCGACGACCTCATCGCCACGCTGGCCACCCAGGCCGAGAACGAGGGCTACCGGGTGCTGGTGGTCACCGGGGATCGTGACGCACTGCAACTGGTCAGTGACGATGTGACGGTGCTCTACCCCCGCAAGGGCGTCAGCGAACTTACGCGCTTCACACCGGAGGCCGTCGTCGAAAAGTACGGGCTCACCCCTAGGCAGTACCCGGACTTCGCCGCGCTGCGCGGCGACCCCAGCGATAACCTGCCCGGCATACCCGGGGTGGGGGAGAAGACCGCCGCCAAATGGATCGCCGAGTACGGCTCGCTGCGGTCACTGGTGGACAACGTTGACGCCGTGCGCGGCAAGGTGGGCGATGCGCTGCGGGCGAACCTGGCCAGCGTGGTGCGCAACCGTGAGCTCACCGACCTGGTTCGCGACGTGCCGCTGGCCCAGACCCCGGACACGCTGCGGCTGCAGCCCTGGGATCGCGACCACATTCACCGGCTCTTCGACGACCTGGAGTTTCGGGTGTTGCGCGACCGGTTGTTCGACACGTTGGCCGCGGCCGGGGGACCCGAGGTCGACGAGGGGTTCGACGTGCGCGGCGGCGCGTTGGCGCCCGGCACGGTTAGGCAATGGTTGGCCGAGCACGCCGGCGACGGGCGCCGAGCGGGCCTGACGGTGGTGGGTACCCATCTGCCGCACGGTGGGGACGCTACCGCTATGGCCGTCGCCGCCGCCGACGGCGAAGGCGCTTACCTCGATACCGCGACGCTGACGCCCGACGACGACGCCGCGTTGGCGGCCTGGCTAGCGGATCCAGCTAAACCCAAAGCCTTGCATGAGGCAAAGGCGGCCGTTCATGACCTGGCGGGTCGTGGTTGGACCTTGGAGGGCGTCACCTCCGACACCGCACTGGCGGCCTACCTGGTGCGGCCGGGGCAGCGCAGCTTCACCCTCGACGACCTCTCGCTGCGCTATCTGCGTCGCGAGCTGCGTGCGGAAACACCGCAGCAGCAACAACTTTCACTGCTCGATGACGACGATACGGACGCCGAGACCATTCAAACGACGATCCTGCGGGCGCGGGCAGTCATCGACCTGGCCGACGCGCTGGACGCCGAGTTAGCGCGTATCGACTCCACCGCGCTGCTGGGGGAGATGGAGCTGCCGGTCCAGCGGGTGCTGGCGAAGATGGAAAGTGCCGGTATCGCCGTCGACCTGCCCATGTTGACCGAGCTGCAAAGCCAGTTTGGCGACCAGATCCGCGACGCCGCCGAGGCCGCCTACGGCGTGATCGGCAAGCAAATCAACCTGGGCTCACCCAAGCAGCTGCAGGTCGTGCTGTTCGACGAACTGGGCATGCCGAAGACCAAACGCACCAAGACCGGCTACACCACGGATGCCGACGCGCTGCAGTCGTTGTTCGACAAGACCGGGCATCCGTTTCTGCAACATCTGCTCGCCCACCGCGACGTCACCCGGCTCAAGGTCACCGTCGACGGGTTGCTCCAAGCGGTGGCCGCCGACGGCCGCATCCACACCACGTTCAACCAGACGATCGCCGCGACCGGCCGGCTCTCCTCGACCGAACCCAACCTGCAGAACATCCCGATCCGCACCGACGCGGGCCGGCGGATCCGGGACGCGTTCGTGGTCGGGGACGGCTACGCCGAGTTGATGACGGCCGACTACAGCCAGATCGAGATGCGGATCATGGCGCACCTGTCCGGGGACGAGGGCCTCATCGAGGCGTTCAACACCGGGGAGGACCTGCATTCGTTCGTCGCGTCCCGGGCGTTCGGCGTGCCCATCGACGAGGTCACCGGCGAGCTGCGGCGCCGGGTCAAGGCGATGTCCTACGGGCTGGCTTACGGGTTGAGCGCCTACGGCCTGTCGCAGCAGTTGAAAATCTCCACCGAGGAAGCCAACGAGCAGATGGACGCGTATTTCGCCCGATTCGGCGGGGTGCGCGACTACCTGCGCGCCGTAGTCGAGCGGGCCCGCAAGGACGGCTACACCTCGACGGTGCTGGGCCGTCGCCGCTACCTGCCCGAGCTGGACAGCAGCAACCGTCAAGTGCGGGAGGCCGCCGAGCGGGCGGCGCTGAACGCGCCGATCCAGGGCAGCGCGGCCGACATCATCAAGGTGGCCATGATCCAGGTCGACAAGGCGCTCAACGAGGCACAGCTGGCGTCGCGCATGCTGCTGCAGGTCCACGACGAGCTGCTGTTCGAAATCGCCCCCGGTGAACGCGAGCGGGTCGAGGCCCTGGTGCGCGACAAGATGGGCGGCGCTTACCCGCTCGACGTCCCGCTGGAGGTGTCGGTGGGCTACGGCCGCAGCTGGGACGCGGCGGCGCACTGA
- the uvrB gene encoding excinuclease ABC subunit UvrB, whose amino-acid sequence MRAGGHFEVVSPHAPAGDQPAAIDELERRINAGERDVVLLGATGTGKSATTAWLIERLQRPTLVMAPNKTLAAQLANELREMLPHNAVEYFVSYYDYYQPEAYIAQTDTYIEKDSSINDDVERLRHSATSALLSRRDVVVVASVSCIYGLGTPQSYLDRSVELKVGEEVPRDGLLRLLVDVQYTRNDMSFTRGSFRVRGDTVEIIPSYEELAVRIEFFGDEIEALYYLHPLTGEVIRQVDSLRIFPATHYVAGPERMAHAVSAIEEELAERLAELESQGKLLEAQRLRMRTNYDIEMMRQVGFCSGIENYSRHIDGRGPGTPPATLLDYFPEDFLLVIDESHVTVPQIGGMYEGDISRKRNLVEYGFRLPSACDNRPLTWEEFADRIGQTVYLSATPGPYELSQTGGEFVEQVIRPTGLVDPKVVVKPTKGQIDDLIGEIRTRADADQRVLVTTLTKKMAEDLTDYLLEMGIRVRYLHSEVDTLRRVELLRQLRLGDYDVLVGINLLREGLDLPEVSLVAILDADKEGFLRSSRSLIQTIGRAARNVSGEVHMYADKITDSMREAIDETERRRAKQIAYNEANGIDPQPLRKKIADILDQVYREADDTAVVEVGGSGRNASRGRRAQGEPGRAVSAGVFEGRDTSAMPRAELADLIKDLTAQMMAAARDLQFELAARFRDEIADLKRELRGMDAAGLK is encoded by the coding sequence GTGCGCGCCGGCGGTCACTTCGAGGTGGTCAGTCCGCATGCTCCGGCCGGCGACCAGCCGGCCGCAATCGACGAGCTGGAGCGGCGGATCAACGCGGGGGAGCGTGACGTGGTGTTGCTCGGCGCCACCGGCACCGGGAAGTCGGCGACCACCGCGTGGCTGATCGAACGCCTGCAGCGGCCCACCCTGGTGATGGCGCCCAACAAGACGTTGGCCGCCCAGCTGGCGAACGAACTGCGAGAGATGTTGCCGCACAACGCCGTCGAGTACTTCGTCTCGTACTACGACTACTACCAGCCGGAGGCGTATATCGCGCAGACCGACACTTATATCGAAAAGGATAGCTCCATCAACGACGACGTGGAGCGGCTGCGGCACTCCGCGACCTCGGCGCTGCTGTCGCGTCGTGACGTGGTGGTGGTGGCTTCGGTGTCCTGCATCTACGGCCTGGGCACACCGCAGTCCTACCTGGACCGCTCCGTCGAGCTGAAGGTGGGCGAGGAAGTGCCGCGCGATGGGCTGCTGCGGCTGCTGGTCGACGTGCAATACACCCGAAACGACATGTCCTTTACTCGCGGCTCGTTTCGGGTGCGCGGCGACACCGTCGAGATCATCCCCTCCTACGAAGAGCTGGCGGTTCGCATCGAGTTCTTCGGCGACGAGATCGAGGCGCTGTACTATCTGCACCCGCTGACCGGCGAGGTTATCCGCCAGGTCGACTCGCTGCGGATCTTTCCCGCTACCCATTACGTCGCCGGTCCGGAGCGGATGGCGCATGCCGTCTCGGCCATCGAGGAAGAACTCGCCGAGCGACTCGCCGAGCTTGAGAGCCAGGGCAAGCTGCTGGAGGCGCAGCGGCTGCGGATGCGCACCAACTACGACATCGAAATGATGCGGCAGGTCGGGTTCTGCTCGGGCATCGAGAACTACTCCCGCCACATCGACGGTAGGGGGCCCGGCACGCCGCCCGCGACCCTGCTCGACTATTTCCCCGAGGATTTCCTGCTCGTTATCGACGAGTCACATGTCACCGTGCCGCAGATCGGCGGCATGTACGAGGGCGACATCTCCCGCAAGCGCAACCTGGTGGAGTACGGTTTCCGGCTGCCGTCGGCGTGCGACAACCGTCCGCTGACCTGGGAGGAGTTCGCTGACCGGATCGGGCAGACGGTGTATCTGTCTGCCACCCCGGGGCCCTACGAGCTCAGCCAGACCGGCGGCGAGTTCGTCGAGCAGGTGATCCGGCCGACCGGTCTGGTGGACCCGAAAGTGGTAGTCAAGCCGACCAAAGGGCAGATCGACGACCTGATCGGCGAGATCCGCACACGGGCAGACGCCGACCAGCGGGTGCTGGTGACGACGCTGACCAAGAAGATGGCCGAAGACCTCACCGACTACCTGCTGGAGATGGGCATTCGGGTGCGCTACCTGCATTCGGAGGTCGACACGTTGCGCCGGGTCGAGTTGTTGCGCCAGCTGCGTCTGGGTGACTACGACGTGCTGGTCGGCATCAACCTGCTCCGCGAGGGCCTAGACCTGCCCGAGGTGTCGCTGGTGGCGATCCTCGACGCCGACAAAGAAGGATTCCTGCGGTCAAGCCGCAGCCTGATCCAGACCATCGGACGCGCCGCTCGCAACGTGTCCGGCGAGGTGCACATGTACGCCGACAAAATCACCGACTCGATGAGGGAAGCCATCGACGAGACCGAACGCCGGCGGGCCAAGCAGATCGCCTACAACGAGGCCAACGGAATCGACCCACAGCCGCTGCGCAAAAAGATCGCCGACATCCTCGATCAGGTCTATCGGGAGGCCGACGACACCGCCGTCGTCGAGGTCGGCGGATCCGGGCGCAACGCATCCCGCGGCCGGCGGGCTCAGGGTGAGCCCGGCCGGGCGGTCAGCGCCGGCGTGTTCGAGGGCCGCGACACCTCCGCCATGCCGCGCGCTGAGCTGGCCGACCTAATCAAAGACCTCACCGCACAGATGATGGCGGCCGCGCGCGACCTGCAGTTCGAGCTGGCGGCCCGGTTCCGCGACGAGATCGCCGACCTCAAGCGGGAGCTGCGGGGGATGGACGCGGCCGGCCTGAAGTGA
- a CDS encoding nonspecific lipid-transfer protein, whose product MRMSAPEPVYILGAGMHPWGKWGNDFTEYGVVAARAALRDAGVDWRHVQLVAGADTIRNGYPGFVAGATFAQKLGWTGVPVSSSYAACASGSQALQSARAQILAGFCDVALVIGADTTPKGFFAPVGGERKGDPDWQRFHLIGATNTVYFALLARRRMDLYGATVEDFAQVKVKNSRHGLDNPNARYRKENSIDDVLASPVVSDPLRLLDICATSDGAAALIVASKSFTEKHLGSVAGVPSVRAISTVTPKYPQHLPELPDIATDSTAAVPAPERVFKDQILDAAYAEAGIGPEDLSLAEVYDLSTALELDWYEHLGLCPKGEAEALLRSGATTLGGRVPVNPSGGLACFGEAIPAQAIAQVCELTWQLRGQATGRQVADAKVGVTANQGLFGHGSSVIVAR is encoded by the coding sequence ATGAGGATGAGCGCGCCGGAACCCGTTTACATCCTGGGTGCCGGTATGCACCCGTGGGGGAAATGGGGTAATGACTTCACCGAGTATGGCGTGGTCGCCGCCCGCGCCGCGTTGCGGGACGCCGGCGTGGACTGGCGGCACGTGCAGCTGGTCGCCGGAGCGGACACCATCCGCAACGGGTATCCGGGCTTCGTCGCCGGTGCCACGTTCGCCCAGAAGCTCGGCTGGACCGGTGTGCCGGTCAGCTCCAGCTACGCCGCGTGTGCCAGCGGTTCCCAAGCGCTGCAGAGTGCTCGCGCGCAGATCTTGGCCGGTTTCTGTGACGTGGCGCTGGTGATCGGCGCCGACACCACACCGAAGGGCTTTTTCGCGCCCGTGGGCGGCGAGCGCAAGGGCGACCCCGACTGGCAGCGCTTCCATCTGATCGGGGCGACGAACACGGTGTACTTCGCGCTGCTGGCGCGCCGGCGCATGGACCTGTACGGCGCCACAGTCGAGGACTTCGCTCAAGTGAAGGTCAAGAACTCCCGGCACGGCCTAGACAACCCGAACGCCCGCTACCGCAAAGAGAACTCGATCGACGACGTGCTGGCTAGCCCGGTGGTCTCGGATCCGCTTCGGCTGCTTGACATCTGCGCCACCTCCGACGGTGCGGCCGCACTCATCGTGGCCAGCAAGTCTTTCACCGAGAAGCACCTTGGCTCGGTGGCGGGCGTGCCGTCGGTGCGCGCGATCAGCACCGTTACCCCGAAATACCCGCAACATTTGCCCGAATTGCCGGATATCGCAACGGATTCCACCGCCGCGGTGCCGGCTCCGGAGCGGGTGTTCAAGGATCAGATCCTCGACGCTGCCTACGCGGAGGCCGGTATTGGTCCAGAAGACTTAAGCCTGGCCGAGGTCTACGACCTGTCCACCGCGTTGGAACTCGACTGGTACGAACACCTGGGGCTCTGCCCCAAGGGTGAGGCCGAGGCGCTGCTGCGCAGCGGCGCGACCACCCTCGGCGGCAGGGTCCCGGTCAACCCGTCGGGCGGGCTGGCGTGTTTCGGTGAGGCGATTCCCGCCCAGGCGATCGCGCAGGTCTGCGAGCTGACCTGGCAGCTGCGCGGTCAGGCCACCGGCCGGCAGGTGGCGGACGCCAAGGTCGGCGTCACCGCCAACCAGGGCCTGTTCGGGCACGGCTCGTCGGTGATCGTCGCGCGCTAG
- a CDS encoding two-component system transcriptional regulator, producing the protein MTGPTTDADAAVPRRVLIAEDEALIRMDLAEMLREEGYEIVGEAGDGQEAVELAELHKPDLVIMDVKMPRRDGIDAASEIASKRIAPIVVLTAFSQRDLVERARDAGAMAYLVKPFSISDLIPAIELAVSRFREITALEGEVATLSERLETRKLVERAKGLLQTKHGMTEPDAFKWIQRAAMDRRTTMKRVAEVVLETLGTPKDT; encoded by the coding sequence ATGACCGGCCCCACCACCGACGCCGATGCCGCTGTCCCACGTCGGGTCTTGATCGCGGAAGATGAAGCGCTCATCCGCATGGACCTGGCCGAGATGTTGCGAGAGGAGGGATATGAAATTGTCGGCGAGGCCGGCGACGGCCAGGAAGCCGTCGAGCTGGCCGAGCTGCACAAGCCCGACCTGGTGATCATGGACGTGAAGATGCCGCGCCGGGACGGGATCGACGCCGCATCCGAAATCGCCAGCAAACGTATTGCCCCGATCGTGGTGCTGACCGCGTTCAGCCAGCGTGATCTGGTCGAACGTGCGCGTGATGCCGGGGCGATGGCATACCTGGTAAAGCCTTTCAGCATCAGCGACCTGATTCCAGCGATTGAATTGGCGGTCAGCCGGTTCAGGGAGATCACCGCGTTGGAAGGCGAGGTGGCGACGCTATCTGAACGGTTGGAAACCCGCAAGCTGGTGGAACGAGCAAAAGGCCTGCTGCAGACCAAACATGGGATGACCGAGCCGGACGCTTTCAAGTGGATTCAACGTGCCGCCATGGATCGGCGCACCACCATGAAGCGGGTGGCCGAAGTCGTGCTGGAAACCCTCGGAACACCCAAAGACACCTGA
- the rpsA gene encoding 30S ribosomal protein S1, producing the protein MPSPTVTSPQVAVNDIGSSEDFLAAIDKTIKYFNDGDIVEGTIVKVDRDEVLLDIGYKTEGVIPARELSIKHDVDPNEVVSVGDEVEALVLTKEDKEGRLILSKKRAQYERAWGTIEALKEKDEAVKGTVIEVVKGGLILDIGLRGFLPASLVEMRRVRDLQPYIGKEIEAKIIELDKNRNNVVLSRRAWLEQTQSEVRSEFLNNLQKGTIRKGVVSSIVNFGAFVDLGGVDGLVHVSELSWKHIDHPSEVVQVGDEVTVEVLDVDMDRERVSLSLKATQEDPWRHFARTHAIGQIVPGKVTKLVPFGAFVRVEEGIEGLVHISELAERHVEVPDQVVAVGDDAMVKVIDIDLERRRISLSLKQANEDYTEEFDPAKYGMADSYDEQGNYIFPEGFDAETNEWLEGFEKQRAEWEARYAEAERRHKMHTAQMEKFAAAEAAGRGADDQSSASSAPSEKTAGGSLASDAQLAALREKLAGSA; encoded by the coding sequence ATGCCGAGTCCCACCGTCACCTCGCCGCAAGTAGCCGTCAACGACATAGGCTCTAGCGAGGACTTTCTCGCCGCAATAGACAAAACGATCAAGTACTTCAACGATGGCGACATCGTCGAAGGCACCATCGTCAAAGTGGACCGGGACGAGGTGCTCCTCGACATCGGCTACAAGACCGAAGGCGTGATCCCCGCCCGCGAACTGTCCATCAAGCACGACGTCGACCCCAACGAGGTCGTTTCCGTCGGTGACGAGGTCGAAGCCCTGGTGCTCACCAAGGAGGACAAAGAGGGCCGGCTCATCCTCTCCAAGAAACGCGCGCAGTACGAGCGTGCCTGGGGCACCATCGAGGCGCTCAAGGAGAAGGACGAGGCCGTCAAGGGCACGGTCATCGAGGTCGTCAAGGGTGGCCTGATCCTCGACATCGGGCTGCGCGGTTTCCTGCCCGCCTCGCTGGTGGAGATGCGCCGGGTGCGCGACCTGCAGCCCTACATCGGCAAGGAGATCGAGGCCAAGATCATCGAGCTGGACAAGAACCGCAACAACGTGGTGCTGTCCCGTCGCGCCTGGCTGGAGCAGACCCAGTCCGAGGTGCGCAGCGAGTTCCTGAATAACTTGCAAAAAGGCACCATCCGAAAGGGTGTCGTGTCCTCGATCGTCAACTTCGGCGCGTTCGTCGATCTCGGCGGTGTGGACGGTCTGGTGCATGTCTCCGAGCTATCGTGGAAGCACATCGACCACCCGTCCGAGGTGGTCCAGGTTGGTGACGAGGTCACCGTCGAGGTGCTCGACGTCGACATGGACCGTGAGCGGGTTTCGTTGTCACTCAAGGCGACTCAGGAAGACCCGTGGCGGCACTTCGCCCGCACTCACGCGATCGGGCAGATCGTGCCGGGCAAGGTCACCAAGTTGGTTCCGTTCGGTGCATTCGTCCGCGTCGAGGAGGGTATCGAGGGCCTGGTGCACATCTCCGAGCTGGCCGAGCGTCACGTCGAGGTGCCCGATCAGGTGGTTGCCGTCGGCGACGACGCGATGGTCAAGGTCATCGACATCGACCTGGAGCGCCGTCGGATCTCGTTGTCGCTCAAGCAAGCCAATGAGGACTACACCGAGGAGTTCGACCCGGCGAAGTACGGCATGGCCGACAGTTACGACGAGCAGGGCAACTACATCTTCCCCGAGGGCTTCGATGCCGAAACCAACGAATGGCTTGAGGGATTCGAAAAGCAGCGCGCCGAATGGGAAGCTCGGTACGCCGAGGCCGAGCGCCGGCACAAGATGCACACCGCGCAGATGGAGAAGTTCGCCGCCGCCGAGGCGGCTGGACGCGGCGCGGACGATCAGTCGTCGGCCAGTAGCGCACCGTCGGAAAAGACCGCGGGTGGATCACTGGCCAGCGACGCCCAGCTGGCGGCCCTGCGGGAAAAACTCGCCGGCAGCGCTTGA
- a CDS encoding multidrug-efflux transporter (drug efflux membrane protein) has protein sequence MTETASETGSWRELLSRYLGTSIVLAGGVALYATNEFLTISLLPSTIADIGGSRLYAWVTTLYLVGSVVAATTVNTMLLRVGARSSYLMGLAVFGLASLVCAAAPSMQILVAGRTLQGIAGGLLAGLGYALINSTLPKSLWTRGSALVSAMWGVATLIGPATGGLFAQLGLWRWAFGVMTLLTALMAMLVPVALGAGGVGPGGETPVGSTHKVPVWSLLLMGAAALAISVAALPNYLVQTAGLLAAAALLVAVFVVVDWRIHAAVLPPSVFGSGPLKWIYLTMSVQMIAAMVDTYVPLFGQRLGHLTPVAAGFLGAALAVGWTVGEVASASLNSARVIGHVVAAAPLVMASGLALGAVTQRADAPVGIIALWALALLIIGTGIGIAWPHLTVRAMDSVADPAESSAAAAAINVVQLISGAFGAGLAGVVVNTAKGGEVAAARGLYMAFTVLAAAGVIASYQATHRDRRLPR, from the coding sequence GTGACCGAAACAGCGAGCGAGACCGGCAGCTGGCGTGAGCTACTGAGCAGGTATCTGGGCACCTCCATAGTGCTGGCCGGTGGCGTCGCGCTTTACGCCACCAACGAGTTTCTGACAATCAGCCTGCTGCCGAGCACAATCGCCGACATCGGGGGTAGCCGGCTGTACGCCTGGGTGACAACCCTGTATCTGGTCGGGTCGGTGGTGGCGGCGACCACCGTCAATACGATGTTGCTGCGCGTCGGGGCGCGCTCGTCGTATCTGATGGGGTTGGCCGTCTTCGGTCTGGCCAGCCTGGTATGTGCGGCGGCGCCGAGCATGCAGATTCTGGTGGCCGGGCGTACCTTGCAAGGAATAGCCGGTGGGCTGCTGGCCGGCCTAGGCTACGCGCTGATCAACTCGACCTTGCCCAAGTCGCTGTGGACCCGTGGCTCAGCACTGGTGTCGGCGATGTGGGGGGTCGCGACGCTGATCGGACCGGCGACCGGAGGCCTTTTCGCGCAGCTCGGGCTGTGGCGATGGGCGTTCGGCGTGATGACGTTGCTGACCGCGTTGATGGCCATGTTGGTGCCGGTCGCGCTCGGTGCCGGGGGGGTCGGCCCGGGCGGCGAGACGCCGGTGGGCAGCACACACAAGGTGCCGGTGTGGTCGCTATTGCTGATGGGGGCCGCCGCACTGGCGATCAGCGTCGCCGCGCTTCCGAACTACCTCGTCCAGACGGCCGGGCTGCTAGCCGCCGCCGCGCTGCTGGTTGCGGTGTTTGTGGTAGTCGACTGGCGGATACACGCAGCGGTGTTGCCGCCCAGCGTATTTGGCTCCGGACCGTTGAAATGGATTTACCTGACCATGTCGGTGCAGATGATTGCGGCAATGGTCGATACCTACGTGCCGCTGTTCGGTCAGCGACTGGGACACCTGACCCCGGTGGCAGCCGGGTTCTTGGGTGCCGCGCTGGCGGTGGGCTGGACGGTCGGTGAGGTCGCCAGCGCCTCGTTGAACAGTGCACGAGTTATCGGGCATGTCGTGGCAGCCGCACCGCTGGTGATGGCGTCGGGGTTGGCGCTAGGCGCCGTCACCCAGCGCGCCGATGCGCCGGTGGGGATCATCGCGCTGTGGGCGCTGGCGCTGCTGATCATCGGGACCGGCATCGGGATCGCCTGGCCGCATCTAACGGTGCGCGCTATGGATTCTGTCGCCGACCCGGCCGAGAGCAGCGCGGCGGCCGCGGCGATCAATGTCGTACAGCTGATCTCCGGTGCTTTCGGCGCCGGGCTGGCCGGTGTGGTGGTCAACACTGCCAAGGGCGGCGAAGTGGCGGCGGCTCGTGGGCTATACATGGCATTTACGGTGCTGGCCGCCGCTGGTGTCATCGCCTCCTACCAGGCCACGCACCGCGACCGGCGCTTACCGCGTTGA
- the coaE gene encoding dephospho-CoA kinase CoaE: MLRIGLTGGIGAGKSLLSTTFSQCGGIVVDGDVLAREVVQPGTEGLASLVDAFGRDILLADGALDRQALAAKAFRDDESRGVLNGIVHPLVARRRSEIIAAVSGDAVVVEDIPLLVESGMAPLFPLVVVVHADVELRVRRLVEQRGMAEADARARIAAQASDQQRRAVADVWLDNSGSPEDLVRRARDVWNTRVQPFAHNLAQRQIARAPARLVPADPSWPDQARRIVNRLKIACGHKALRVDHIGSTAVSGFPDFLAKDVIDIQVTVESLDVADELAEPLLAAGYPRLEHITQDTEKTDARSTVGRYDHTDSAALWHKRVHASADPGRPTNVHLRVHGWPNQQFALLFVDWLAANPGAREDYLTVKCDADRRADGELARYVTAKEPWFLDAYQRAWEWADAVHWRP, translated from the coding sequence ATGCTGCGCATCGGGCTGACCGGCGGCATTGGCGCCGGGAAGTCGTTGCTGTCCACGACGTTCTCGCAATGCGGCGGAATCGTTGTCGACGGCGATGTGTTGGCGCGTGAAGTGGTCCAGCCGGGCACCGAGGGGCTGGCCTCGCTGGTCGACGCGTTCGGTCGCGACATCCTGCTTGCAGACGGAGCGCTGGACCGGCAGGCGTTGGCGGCCAAGGCGTTTCGAGATGACGAGTCGCGCGGTGTGCTCAACGGAATCGTGCACCCGCTGGTCGCCCGGCGCCGATCCGAGATCATCGCGGCGGTTTCGGGGGACGCGGTTGTGGTCGAAGATATTCCACTGCTGGTGGAATCCGGGATGGCGCCATTGTTTCCGCTGGTGGTGGTGGTGCACGCCGACGTCGAGCTACGGGTGCGACGGCTGGTCGAGCAACGCGGCATGGCCGAAGCCGACGCCCGGGCTAGGATCGCTGCGCAGGCCAGCGACCAGCAGCGTCGTGCCGTCGCCGACGTCTGGCTGGACAACTCGGGCAGCCCAGAGGATTTGGTGCGGCGGGCCCGCGACGTCTGGAACACGCGCGTCCAGCCCTTCGCGCACAACCTGGCCCAACGTCAGATTGCGCGCGCGCCGGCTAGGTTGGTGCCGGCGGATCCAAGCTGGCCGGATCAGGCGCGGCGCATCGTCAACCGGCTAAAGATCGCGTGCGGGCATAAGGCCTTGCGAGTTGACCACATTGGGTCAACCGCCGTGTCGGGCTTCCCCGATTTTCTAGCCAAGGATGTCATCGACATCCAGGTCACCGTCGAATCACTTGACGTGGCCGACGAGCTGGCCGAGCCCTTGCTGGCCGCCGGCTACCCACGCCTCGAGCACATCACCCAGGACACCGAAAAGACCGACGCTCGCAGCACCGTCGGCCGCTACGACCACACCGACAGTGCCGCTCTGTGGCACAAGCGCGTGCACGCCTCGGCGGATCCCGGTCGGCCGACCAACGTGCACCTGCGGGTGCACGGCTGGCCCAACCAACAGTTCGCCCTGCTGTTCGTCGACTGGCTGGCGGCCAATCCCGGCGCGAGAGAAGACTATTTGACGGTCAAGTGTGACGCCGACAGGCGCGCCGACGGTGAGCTCGCGCGCTACGTCACCGCCAAGGAGCCGTGGTTCCTGGATGCCTACCAGCGGGCATGGGAGTGGGCGGATGCGGTGCACTGGCGTCCCTGA